AAGAACTTTACTGGGAACAGTTTTGAGAATGATGCATTAATTATATTTGATCTCTCTTTGTTCCAGGTGAGAAGCTTTCTGGCGCATAAATCGCATCCATGTGGAAGACAGAGGGGAAGCCAGCAGATCTGCACTGCATCTCGGTTTCCACGACTCCCTCGGTCGTTTTTCCTGATACTCTATTCTGAAGCCCGATTATTTAAAGGAGTGATTCTGTACCAGCTCTGTCATTTCCTCTGGTTCAATTACAGCATTGCTTGCGTCTGTGTTTATGAGCACACTTTACTATGAGACATCCTAGAGATGGTGAGCAACAATGTTTATCTGCGTCGAAAACCCATTAACTTCTGTTGTTGCCTGAATGAACTGCTAATATGCATGCCAAGTGAAACCAGGCAGGAACATTATCCAAGCTTGCTAATTTAGAGTGAAGAAAATTTGCATAATTCAAATTTGCTGTTCCCAATTGTGGAGAACAGAAAGTCCAGAGGTTAGTTCAGAGCTTCCTTCTCCCTAGGTCTGTTCTAACAAACTGTGTCCATCTGAGTTACATTTatatagactcactcactcagtcagtgaTTGGGTCTGACGGAGATACAACAACAACTGCAACGGCTgagcttttaacataataaaatgtcccaaggagtTTCACAGGTGTATAAGgacatattaggtcagatgaccaaaagcttagttaaagaagttaaggagtatcttaaatgaggaaagtgaagtgaaaaggtggagaggtttagggaggtaaGTTCCAGAGTTGAGTGTCCAAGCAGCCGAAGGCATggacaccaatggtggagcgattaaaatcggggatgagGGACATTATATTTAAGTTCATTCATTGGATGCGGGCCTCACTGGCCAAGgcagaatttattgcctatccttaattgcccttgagaaggtgatggtgagctgcctttttgaacctctgcagtccgcAGTgcatttagggagggagttccaggattttgccccagcaacagtgaaggaaaggtgatatatttccaagtcaggatggtgagtggcttggaggggaactttcaggtcaAGGGGTTCCTATGTGTTTGCTGCCCATGTCGTTCTGGTTGGtgctggttgtgggtttggaagatgctgtctaaggatacctggtgagtttctgcagtgcatcttgtagatggtacacactgttgctactgttcgtcggcggtggaggaagtgaatgtttgaggatgggttgtcaatcaagtgggttgcttgtGGTGGGTGGTATCGAACTTCTTAAGCGCTGTTCGGTCTGCACTCGCCCAGACAGCCAGTAATGGTGGTCCATGTATTTACATATTCAGTTTGTTGTCATTTTCTCCTTTCTTACTGCAGATTACTTCAGTTCTCAAACCTTCAGTTACAAGTCCCAGCTCCCCAATCCTGCCACTGAATTTCCTTTCTCACTCCACTGTGTTGTTCCTTCAAATCAACCCTGCTGTCTGTCCTGAATGAATCCATTTCACTaacaaatgttgaaatgtttgcTCCACACCCACAGGGTTTCATCTGTTTAAAGCCACAAACAGAAAGGTCCAGTTTTCTCCTGGAGTTTGAGACAACTCAGCTTTGAAAATGATGCCGAGTTTCAGCCAATGAGGGAGATCCGGGCTCAGCCCCGCCCCTCATTCGCTCCGATTGGCTGCAGGGCCATCCACTCCCTCGCggtcctcaaacccctcccctcTTCCTATTGGTCCAGGGAGCTAGAGTATGCGCAGTGCGGGTGATGGCGGACAGTTGAGGCGGTTGTGTGGAAATTCGCAGCCGGTAAATTACTGCCGGGCGGGTCATGAGGGAGGCAGCGGGATGGGAGGCTTCATAAACACCAGTGCGGGGCTTTTGCCTCCCGCGAACAGGCCCAGGTTAACGGCCGCCATCCTGGGTCAGCGAGTGGAGGATGGGTCACAtcagaggatgggggaggggggacaataAATAAGAGGTTACACTTTGGGCTCAAATCAATGAGGAATCTGATCTGTGGGAAGGaaggaaaccctgggaggtgGGCGGGGAGGATTCAGAAACACCCGCTGGAGGCCCCAAACCCCCAATAACAACCTGCACTGGAATCCTTACTTTCTGTGCCGCCAGCTTGGTGAAGCAACAGCGAGTGGGCGGGGCTACTGGGTCCCAGTGACCAGGAGAGAAAATGATTGATTCATTGATTATATTCTCACTCTGCACAGAGAGGCTTGAGAACTCAACCTAGCCAGAGTGGAGGGAAGGAGAAAACTGGCTGTTGGGGAAAGGAATGTTGGAGATGGTGTGATGAGTTTGGCAGGCTGACCAACAAAATTTAAAGGACACACTGCCATTTGAGTCGATgggagggtgttgggtggggtgctgaCAGAGCTGTTGGAACACAGAAACAGTAGAGGACAGGGTTCTGCGTAATGAGAGGGGTCCAATTTAGGGGACAAACAGTGCCCAGCACCATGCGGCCAAGGATAGTTGACTTAAATACAGGGAAATCCCATAAATTAAGGGATGGCTATTCACTCTGAGGTTTGGATTCCAGTacaaggaggaggaagagtgtgtgGGATGAGGATTTACTGCTTTGCAGGAAAAAGTGAGGAAAGCAGgttccatagaaactagaattgtcaGTTCAGAATTTCTATCCTGCACTTACATTGATGTgttttgtaaactccttttccAGGGTATTAGAACGGGTGGATTTACAGGCAGGAAGCTCAAACTGAACATCACCACatgatctgacagagtcactcaaTTCACCTTTGAATGTGAAAgaagaaatgtttgtctgttctgtctgtgggaaaagatttcaaacatcagtgtgactggaaaagcaccgagacacacacacccgagtgagagtgttccagttcataaactgtggaaagagctttaaccagttacacagcctgaaaaaaaaattacactgttcacagtggggagaaaccatACACGTGTTCTGTGCGTGGATGAGCTTCAACTGATTGTCCAACCAGGAGGGAGACAAACACACTGGCATCatggagaaactgtggaaatgtgaggactgtggTAAAGGGTTCAATTCTTCATCTCGGCTGGAAATCCATCAacacattcacactggggagaagccgttcagttgttccgtgtgtgggaagggattcactcggtcatccggCCTTCGGTCACACCAGCCAGTTCACACTAagaagaagccattcagctgcaCAACCTGTGGAGAGAGGTTCAAGTCTTCATCCATTCTCACtgaacaccagcgaattcacatgGGTGGGAGACCATTCACTTGCttcgtgtgtgggaagggattcactcaggtaTTCGTCCTCCAGTCACACCACCGAATGCACACGAAGGAGAATCCATTCAGCTGTACTTCCTGTGGAAAGAGCTTCCAGCAGTCAATTGACCTCAATGAACACCAACGTACTCACAATGGAGATAAGCCGTTCatttgctccatgtgtgggaagggattccgtTGGTCATCCCAACTGCtgacacatcagcgagttcacactggggacagaccgttcacctgctccttgTGTGGGACGGGAGTCACTCAGTCACAACACTTGCTGAGACACGAGCAGGTTCACAAGTGACTGCAGTGATTGGATTCTGCTgtaattgctgctgttaatcacatctgGTCTGATAATCTGACAATATTTGggttgtttctgctgatgttaacaaCCCTATAACTGACTGCAGTTTAATATTCTGGAGATGTCACAATGTCTCTTTTTAAAAATGCCATCTCCAATCTTTCTGCTTAATTCAAGAATTAGTTTGCAGTAAAATTAGGAACTTTTGCCACAATCCTAAATTGATCTTTGGTGCAAAATCTACAAATTCAATGTCTGGGAGGTTCAACTGATTAACATCACCAAGTACAAAGTGCTGATTAATCCTTGCTCACAATTCTTACCGATTGCCACATTCTTCACAGtggcacctccattttgaaattaaattatcaaggaacatgaaacaaaacagtaaaatattttacaggcacatcaataAAAGCTTCATCAATCAACATTGATATTGATGAAGTTTGGAAGTCGCTGAGTTCAATCATTtctgacacagcagcagcaaaatttggTTAAGTGGAACCCACAACAAAGACTGTTTTGAAACCTACTCAGCAGAGATGACATTTGTCATTGAAGCAGAAAGCAAAGCATACCTGCTGCACAAT
Above is a window of Carcharodon carcharias isolate sCarCar2 chromosome 27, sCarCar2.pri, whole genome shotgun sequence DNA encoding:
- the LOC121270580 gene encoding zinc finger protein 239-like, with the translated sequence MEKLWKCEDCGKGFNSSSRLEIHQHIHTGEKPFSCSVCGKGFTRSSGLRSHQPVHTKKKPFSCTTCGERFKSSSILTEHQRIHMGGRPFTCFVCGKGFTQVFVLQSHHRMHTKENPFSCTSCGKSFQQSIDLNEHQRTHNGDKPFICSMCGKGFRWSSQLLTHQRVHTGDRPFTCSLCGTGVTQSQHLLRHEQVHK